The genome window GGAATTCCTCCAGAACCACCTTGCCGTCCTTGTTTGTGTCCATTTCTTCGAATTTGTCCCTGGGGGCGGCCTTGGCCGGATCGTCGGCCGCCCGCGTCAGAGTCGGCAGGGCCAGCAGACCCGCCAGCGCCAACAGGGCGAACATCTGCCAGAAAACCGGCTGAGCTGAAAAACGCAGTACTCGCGTCATAGTTTACTCCTTGGTATGGAATCCTCCGTCGGCACGTCACGCGCGACCAGAGTGCCCGTCGGCTCCTCGCCGCCGGGAAGAAGAGTATCAATCAATCCGCCGCCCCTGTCCAGTCTCGCGGCAACCGGGGCGGAGTGGAGGCTATAAAAAGTTTTCCCCCTGCTGTTCTATGCGGTCGATACAGAGAGTCAGGTTGTCGGGTTCACCCTTTTTATGATTGTCGGGATAGAGCAGAGCGGACATATAAAAGACTGAATTGAAGCCCAGCGCATTGCGGGCGTTGCCTGAAAAGTGCTCCAGGGCCAAGGTCAGCTTGAAGCGCAGTTCGCCGGGCAGTTGGGCCAGCAGAGGCTTGGCGTCCGTGCAGAGCGCAGCCAGCATTTCGGCTTTTTCGCGCATTTTGGCGTTGTGGCCGGGCGTGTCCCCGGCTTCCAGCAGCCGCAGGCCTTCGGCCTCCACGGCCATGATCCGGTCATGGCGCTCTCTGAGCCATTGAATAACCCGGGAGAGGGCCTCTGCTGTATTTGGGGTGGTATTTTGGGCGGTATTTTGATTGGACATGCAGTCCTCCTTGCTGGGGTAGACAAAAGCCCGGCCAAAAGGCCGGGCTGTATGGTAAGAGATTAATCCCAGTGGCGTTTATCTTCGATGGGTCTGATCTGCGGCGGCAGACTGCCCGGAGCCAGAATGCGCAACTCGGGACGAAGCTTGATCTTTTCGCGGAACTGGTGCAGCAACTCCTCTTCACGTTTGAAGCCGCTGGTTTCGATGAAGAGGGTCATTTCGTCGATGCCGCCGGGGTTGGTGACTTCGATCTGCCAGCGTTTGATCTCTTCAAAGCGGCTCATGACCTGCTCCACCTGATGCGGATAGACGAACATGCCCATGATGCGGGCGGTGGTGTCCACACGGCCCACGATGCTGCCAAGGCGCGGGCTGGTGCGGCCGCAGGCGCAGGGACTGCGGTCGATGTAGGAGAGGTCGCCCGTGGCCAGGCGGATCAGCGGATAGGTCTTGTTGAAGGCCGTGACCACGATTTCGCCCACTTCGCCGTCCTTCAGCGGAATGCCCGTATCCGGATGGCAGATTTCCACATAGCAGCGGTTGGCGATGTGCAGGCCGGTCTTGTGGAAGCATTCGTAGCCGATGCAGCCCACGTCCGCCGTGCCGTAGCCCTGACGCATGATCAGGTCGTACTTTTTTTCCATCTGGGAGCGCATTTTTTCCGAGAGGCGTTCGCCGGTGACAAAGGCCACTTCCAGGAAAAGGTCCTTGCGCAGGTTGAGGCCTTTTTCCTCGGCCTTCTGGGCGAGGTGCATGAGGAAACTGGGCGTGCCCACATAGCCGGAAACGCGCAGCTTCTGCATGATGTCCAGCTGGGTGGCCGCGTCGGACGGGCCGGCCGGGATCACCGCGCAGCCCAGATTGCGCAGGGGTTCTTCAAACATCAGACCCGCGGGCGTAAGCTGGTAGTTGAAGGTGTTCTGCACCGCGTCGCCGGGGCGGAAGCCCACGGAATAAAAGGCCTCGGTGTATCCCCAGTAGTCCTCGCCGCGGTCTTCGGGATCAAAAATGGGGCCGGGCGAAAGAAAGATGCGCTTGAGTTCGCCGATGTCCTTGGTCAGCAGCCCGCCCAGGCGCGGCCCCATGGATTGCAGGAAGATCAGTTCCTTCTTTTTCAGAATGGGGATGTGCTTGATGTCCGAGAGGGTCTTGAACTTCTCCACATTGAACTGCGCGCGGTCGAAGCGTTTTTTGACGTCTTCGGAATAGCGGTAGGCGTAGGAGAGCAGATCCTTGAGCTGGATCAGGCAGTATTGGCGTCGTTCGCTTTCGTCAAGCACTTCGCGGCGGCTATAGATGCCTTCGGTACGGTCTTTGCGGGTCATGGACGTTCGCCTTGTAATATTGATGGGAGGCCCCATATGTAAGCAATGATCTGTATGATTGCAAGCATTTTTTTATTTATTATTGTATTTCAATAGGTTATAAAGGGCTATGGTGCGGCTGCCGATGCTGCGGCCTGATCAATGCCTGCCTGCCTGGCTTTTTCCTGGTCCACGGCGCGCTGCTTCAGGCTGTCGTAGACCGGCGGCGACTCCAGACAGTTGGCGGTCAGGGCCGCCAGGTAGCCCGTGACGATAATGGCCGGTGCATTGTGCAGCGAACCGGTCATTTCCACCAGCAGGGCCGCGCCGGTGAG of Desulfovibrio porci contains these proteins:
- a CDS encoding phenylacetate--CoA ligase family protein — encoded protein: MTRKDRTEGIYSRREVLDESERRQYCLIQLKDLLSYAYRYSEDVKKRFDRAQFNVEKFKTLSDIKHIPILKKKELIFLQSMGPRLGGLLTKDIGELKRIFLSPGPIFDPEDRGEDYWGYTEAFYSVGFRPGDAVQNTFNYQLTPAGLMFEEPLRNLGCAVIPAGPSDAATQLDIMQKLRVSGYVGTPSFLMHLAQKAEEKGLNLRKDLFLEVAFVTGERLSEKMRSQMEKKYDLIMRQGYGTADVGCIGYECFHKTGLHIANRCYVEICHPDTGIPLKDGEVGEIVVTAFNKTYPLIRLATGDLSYIDRSPCACGRTSPRLGSIVGRVDTTARIMGMFVYPHQVEQVMSRFEEIKRWQIEVTNPGGIDEMTLFIETSGFKREEELLHQFREKIKLRPELRILAPGSLPPQIRPIEDKRHWD